The sequence TCGACCGGAGTGCCGTCTACTTCAGTAATATAGTCACCGGCTTCCATACCGGCTTCATACGCGGGACTATCCGAAACAACTTCATCGATAATAGGCTCATTTTTCGGCACCCCATTAATCAAGCCTAATGCCAAGAAAATGAAGAAAGCCAAAATAAAATTGAACAAAGGTCCTGCGAAAATCGTCAAGATGCGACTTACTAATGGCTTAGAATCGAACTGACGGTCATATGGTGCGATTAATGTCTCTTGTCCTTTTTCGTAAATGATAGCCTCACGTGAAACATCATACTTTACAAGCTCACCTTCCTCATCATACCCTTCGATGAAAAGATCTTTGCTCAAATCAGCAGATTCTGTTTCAAGGAAAAGTATATTCGGGTTGGAGATCTCTCGATTTAAGTAGATTTTTTCAACTTGGTCCAAGTCATTCAATTCAAGACCGACTCTATAGCCAGGAAGCAATTCGACAGTATCGAAATCTTCTCCAGCCATTCTTACATATCCGCCAAGTGGCAAAATACGTATTGTATACAATGTTTCTTTCTTGCGTATTGCAAGTATTTTCGGTCCAAAGCCAATCGCAAACTCACGTACCATGATTCCTGCTTTTTTCGCGAAAAGGAAGTGTCCTAATTCATGAAAAAACACTAGCGAACCGAATATGATAATAAACGCAATAACGGTTTCCATAAAAAACCACCTTAACTGGCCAGTTTGGCCTATTTATCAAAACTTCACTTCACTCTATCATACACCATTTTTCGGATAGCTGAATCAATTTCTAGTATTACGTCAAGATTTGGAGTTGCTATCGTTTGGTGCTGATCCATCATTCTTTCCACGATTTCTTCAATTTGTATAAAAGGAATTTTACCATCCATGAATAATTGGACCGCAATTTCATTTGCCGCATTCATTACAGCTGGCATTGTACCGCCTTCTTTCCCAGCTGTATATGCCAACGACAAAGCCTTGAAGCGTGTATAGTCCATTTTTTCAAAATGCAATGTGCCGATGTCCTCCAGACGTAGCGGTTTAGCATTCTGCATCGGAATCCGAACAGGGTATGTCATTGCATATTGAATCGGGACGCGCATATCCGGCGAGCCAAGCTGCGCCATCACACTTGTATCTTCGAATTCAACCATAGAGTGAATAATACTCTCTTTGTGAAGCAGGCAATCGATCTGCTCGTAAGGGAGATTAAATAAGTGATGCGCTTCTATCACTTCAAGACCTTTGTTCATCATCGTTGCCGAATCGATTGTCAGTTTGTTTCCCATCGACCAGTTCGGATGTGCTAGCGCCTGCTCGACTGTGACGTCTTTCAACTGTTCACGTGTCAAGTCCCTGAAACTTCCCCCAGACGCGGTTAAAATGAGCCTAGAGACGGTCTTCGGGTTTTCTCCGTTCATCGATTGGAATAATGCAGAATGCTCACTATCTACAGGTAATAATTCCACGTTATATTTTTTCGCTTCACTGATGACGATATCACCAGCTGCGACAAGAGTCTCTTTGTTGGCAATCGCGATTGTTATTCCTTCGCGAATCGCATGTAATGTCGGTTCCAGACCAACACTTCCAATCACTGCATTCACAAGCATATCCGCTCCTGATTGTGCAGCTACAATGATAAGACCTTCCTTGCCGTGCAAGAAACGCGTTGACGGAAACTCATTTTGCAGCTTATGTGCATCTTCTTTAAATAAGACAGAAACGATTTCAGGACGAAAGTGAGAGATGATCCGTCGAACCTTATCAATATTTTTCCCTGCAGAAAAAGAAACGAGTTTGAATTTCTCGGGATTTGATTGGATTATATCTAGCGTCTGTGTGCCAATAGACCCTGTGGCACCCAGCAGACTAATTTTCTTTACCATGTACTAAACGACTTCCTTTCATTAACCGATAAAATTCAAAAAATGGAGTAACGGTAACACGAAAAGAAGGCTGTCGAACCGATCAAGTATACCGCCATGTCCAGGTAATAACGTTCCTGAATCCTTCACATTAAAATACCGTTTCAAAGCTGATTCCACCAAGTCTCCAAGCTGACCAATCATTGACGCAACAACTGTCACAATGATCATCAACGTATAGGACGATGTGAGCGGGTAGAAATATTGGAATACACAAGCAAAAATGACCGCCGCCAAAATACCACCGATAAACCCTTCTATCGTCTTGTTTGGTGAAATTTCCGGCCATAGTTTTCTCTTACCGAGTTTTCGGCCAGTGAAATAAGCACCAGAATCAGTCATCCAGATAACAAGAAGTGCATAGAACACATATTCAAACCCATAGAATCTAGTTTCAATAAGATAATAAAAACCAATTCCCACGTATAACGCGCTAAAAGCAGTAAACGCAGCATGTTCGAATGTAAATCTGTTTTTTGATAGCACGGTGTAAATTAATAAAAGTAAAATAAGCGCTGAAACCAGTTCCATTTTTGAAGTACCGAGGACTTGCTCCACTTCGTACATCCAAGTAGATGGAATTAGCAGGACTGCTAAGAGTAGCCAAGTCAGGAAACCTTCAACTGAAAATAGAGAAAGGTTTTTCATACGCAATAATTCATATAAACCAATGGTTCCAATGATATATATAATAGCTGTAAATGGAATGCCGCCTAAGATGACTAGTGGAAAAAAGACCGCTAATGCAACTAGCGCAGTTATGATTCTCTGTTTCAAACCCCTTTTTCTCCTTCCACACTTCCAAAGCGCCGGTTGCGCAATTGGAATTCTTCTATCGCACTTAACATACACGCTTCATCAAAATCCGGCCAAAGAACATCCGTAAAGGAAAACTCCGAATAGGCAAGTTGCCATAGCATGAAGTTTGATAGTCTTACTTCCCCACTTGTACGGATTAGAAGATCCGGTTCAGGTAAGTGTGATGTCATGAGATGGGCGTTAATCAACGTCTCATCGATTTCTTCAATCGAAATTTGGTTTGAAACCGCCATTTGAGCGATTTCTTTCACCGTTTCCACAATTTCAAGCCTACTCCCATAATTCATGGCAAAGTTCAAAATTAGACCGTTGTTCGAAGATGTTGCTTCCACTGCTTTTGCTATCGCCTCTTGTGTATGGATAGGTAGTGAGCTTGTATCGCCAATCATTTCGACTTTCACGTTCTGCTCAATAAGTTCCGGTAAATAGGTCGTGAGAAACTCTCCTGGAAGTTTCATAAGAAAGTCAATCTCGATTTTAGGCCGTTTCCAATTTTCCGTGGAGAAAGCATATAGTGTCAAAACTTTGATGCCTATATCATTTGCAATACGAGTGATTTTGCGGACAGTTTTCATACCTTCATGATGTCCGGCAATACGTGGAAGACTCCGCCGGCTTGCCCATCTTCCATTTCCATCCATGATAATGGCGACGTGTGAAGGGATCGTCCTATGTTTAATATTCACTACTCTTTCTGTAATGGATAACTGGACTTCTACATTTTTTCTACGTAATAGTTTTTCTAGCATTCAGTTTCCTCCACTCGCCTGCTATTTGAGCAAGTATCTAGTCTATCGTACCAAATGATGCATTAAATTTCATTTAAAAGAATCAACTTTCTGATGAAAATCTTGCTTAATGATAATTATCTTATGCGTTGGAAAGAAAATATATTGCTTTTAGTCCTTGTTTGATCATTCGTCATATGTATGTCACCTTCAATAGGCAGGCAAAAAAAGACGTCCTGCAAGTAGGACGTCTTGGCCTATAAAAAGTTCTCAATCAAATTTCAAGTATTTCTTTTTCTTTATCTTTTGCTACTTCATCAACTTTTTCAATGTAAGAATCCGTTAACTTCTGGATTTCATCACTTTCACGACGCAATTCGTCTTCTGTGATTTCACTGTTTTTCTCCATCTTTTTCAGATCATCGTTTGCATCCCTGCGGATGTTACGAATACCAATTTTGGATTCTTCTGCTTCTTTCTTCACTTCTTTGACCAATTCTTTACGTCGATCTTCTGTCAAAGCGGGTACAGCTAAACGGATGACTGATCCGTCGTTTGATGGTGTGATACCGATATCGGATTTTAATATTGCTTTTTCAATATCACCCAATGTCGTTTTGTCATAGGGTTGAATGACCATCAATCTTGCTTCAGGTACAGAGATTCCAGCCATTTGGCTCAATGGCGTCGGTGCTCCGTAATATAGAACTGTGATACGATCCAGCAATGATGCATTCGCGCGGCCTGCACGGATAGATGCAAGCTGTCTTGAGAAAGCGGCTATCGCTTTGTCCATTTTGTCTTTCGTCTGATCCATTAACTCTTTCGGCATTACGCATTCCTCCTGACAACCGTACCAATTGGTTCACCAAGGACGGCTCTTTTTATATTTCCATTCTCCATAATCGAGAATACTACGAGAGGTATATCATTGTCCATACATAGGGTTGAAGCAGTTGAATCCATAACTTCTAGACCTTGGCTGATCACTTCGATATACGTCAATTCCGTATATTTGACAGCATTACTATCTTTCAAGGGATCCGCTGAATAGACTCCATCTACATTATTCTTAGCCATCAGAATGACATCCGCTTCAATCTCGGCAGCTCTTAATGCCGCTGTCGTATCTGTAGAGAAATACGGATTGCCTGTTCCAGCAGCGAAAATGACAACCCGTTTCTTTTCAAGATGGCGGATTGCTTTCCTGCGAATATACGGTTCTGCGACTTGTCTCATATCAATAGAAGATGATACACGTGTTTCAACGCCTAATTTCTCAAGAGCGTCTTGAAGCGCCAGGGAATTCATAACAGTCGCGAGCATACCCATATAATCTGCAGTCGTTCGATCCATGCCCATTTCACTGCCGATTTTCCCTCGCCATATATTTCCTCCCCCAACAACAACAGCCACTTCTACTTCAAGGTCAATAACTTCCTTGACTTGTTTCGCGACTGATTTGATGATTTCAGGTGAGAGGCCAAAACCTTTTTCACCTGCAAGTGCTTCTCCACTAAGTTTCAAGACAATTCTTTTGTATTTTGGGACGCTCATATGTACCCTCCGTCTACTATGTTTTTCTCGAAAAATAGGGAACACAGTAGTGTGTCCCCTAATTGGATAAATATAACGACAACGATTAGTTGCCTTTCACTTGGCTCATTACTTCATCAGCGAAATTGTCTTCACGCTTTTCGATACCTTCACCGACAGCATAACGGACGAATTCCTTCAATGTGCCACCAGTAGACTTGACGAAATCACGGACTTTTTGATCGGAATTTTTAACAAATGCCTGATCAAGTAGACAAATTTCTTCGAAGTATTTACCAAGACGGCCTTCTACCATTTTCGCAACGATGTTTTCAGGCTTGCCTTCATTCAACGCTTGCTCTGTTAGAATTTTACGCTCGTGCTCGACTTCATCTTCAGAAACTTCATCACGTGAAATGTATTTAGGATTCAAAGCAGCAATGTGCATAGCAACATCTTTTGCAGCATCTGAATCTGTAGAACCTTCTAGTATAGTCAAAACAGCGATTCGTCCACCCATATGCAAATATGGACCGAATGCGTCGTTGTCTGTCTTCGTTCTGATTTCGAAACGGCGAAGTGTTAGCTTTTCACCGATTTTAGCTACAGCATTTGAAATATGGTCCGCAACTGTAAGGCCGTTATCCATTTTGGAATCGACAGCTTCTTCAATTGAAGCAGGTTTTGTCGCCAACAAATGCTCCCCAAGCTCTTTAACAAGCGTTTGGAATGCTTCGTTTTTAGCAACGAAATCCGTTTCTGCGTTCACTTCATAGATAACTGCTTCGTTGTCCTTCACTAAAATTGCAGTAGTACCTTCAGCTGCAATACGGTCAGCTTTTTTAGCTGAACTTGAAAGACCTTTTTCACGAAGGAAGTCAATTGCAGCTTCCATATCGCCATTGACTTCAGTCAATGCTTTTTTACAATCCATCATTCCTGCGCCTGTTTTCTCACGCAATTCTTTAACCATTTGTGCTGTAATAGTCATTAGTGTTTCCTCCCAATAAAGTAGTTGTGTGTATCGAAAGTCTTTAAAAAAGACGATAAGGGGGTTGGCCGCTTATCGTCTGGTCATGTAGTCTTACTCTGCAGCTACTGTTTGGTTTTCTTCTTCAGAAACCTCTTCGTCAGCGCCTTGTCTAGATTCAATCAAAGCATCTGCCATTTTACTAGTCAGTAGACGCACTGCACGGATTGCATCGTCATTCGCAGGAATGACATAGTCAATTTCATCCGGATCACAGTTCGTATCTACAATTCCGACAAGTGGAATGTTCAATTTAATTGCTTCAGCAACTGCAATGCGCTCTTTACGTGGATCCACGACAAAGATTACATCAGGAAGTGTTTTCATATCACGGATACCGCCAAGGAATTTAACAAGACGATCGTGTTCTTTTCTCAATTCGGAAACTTCTTTTTTAGGAAGTACAGCGAATGTGCCATCTTCTTCCATAGCTTCGATTTTCTTCATGCGCGCAACACGCTTTTGAATTGTACCGAAGTTTGTAAGTGTACCACCAAGCCAACGTTGGTTGATGTAGTACATGCCTGCACGTTCTGCTTCTTCTTTAATCGCATCCTGTGCTTGCTTTTTAGTACCTACGAAAAGTACTTTACCACCATCTGCTCCAACTTGACGCATGAAGTCATAAGCCTCTTCAAGCTTCTTCACAGTCTTTTGAAGATCGATGATGTAGATTCCGTTACGCTCAACGAAAATAAACTTCTTCATTTTCGGGTTCCAGCGACGTGTTTGGTGTCCGAAGTGCACCCCTGCTTCAAGCAGTTGTTTCATTGAAATTACTGACATTTTTTATTCCTCCTATTTGGTTTGATTCCTCCGCATGCATCATCCGCTGGACAGACCTTTCGGCACCTTTCCCATCGTCCGCACACGTGTGTAGTAACACCATTTGATAATATACCATATCTATTTTGCATATGCAAATTTATTCATCTGAATTTCAATAGCAGGGTTACTTCCGTCTTGCCTTTCCCTAGCTTTTTAGCAATTTCTTCAATTGATTTACCTTCATCATGCATGTCGATAGCGACTGAACGGTCATCCTTCTTTTTTTCTTCGGTGACTATTTCTGGTATAACAGCTGCTTTTGATACAAATGATTGATAAGACTTCATGGCAACCTTCATGGGATATTTCACGGGGTTAATCGTTAGAACATCTTGCTCCCCTTCAATAAAATCATCAGTCTGATTGGTTCTCTGCTCTTGTGCCTGCTCATGACGAGAATCCGTCTGGAACGATTTCTGATCAATTATTTGGATAAGACGGTCGTTTTCCTCTTTTAATTCATTAAGATAGGCACCAATCGCATCATCCATTTCAGACATCAACTTCTGTTGTTTCTTCTCAAGGTCCTTGAATTTGGAGATTTTCATATAAAGAAGTGCAATGATGTAAAAACTGACTAGCTGCATTATGAACAAAATTACTAAAAACACTGCCATCATCTGATTTAACCCGTAAAGTCGACAAATGAACCTTTATAAGGGTGCACGGTCGCCTTTTCCTCTTCATTTCGTTCTTTTTCATTTTTCCCATGTCCATTGTTTTGCTTGCCATCTTTTGAATCTGGGTCTGTCTTTGCGGACTTGTCCGACTGCAAAACACTTTCCCGACTTTTGAGCAATTGCTTCTCTGTCAAAGCCTGTGCCTGCTCTTGATTGAGTTGAGACTGTTGTTGTTTATGTTCTGCAACTTTTCCAGCTTCAAACGTTTTTGGTATTGCAATTTGGAGTTCGATCACTTTAAGGCTCATAAAATCCCTCCATCAACAATTTCGGGCAAAAGAAGTTTCCGCAGTTTGAATAATGCTTTTGAATGGATTTGTGAAATCCGGGAAGTTGATAAACTTAAGATTTCCCCAATCTCGGTCAATGTCATTTCCTCGGTATAAAAAAGATTCAGCACTAGTTGCTCATTTTTGTTGAGTTCCTTGATTTTTAATGACAAATCACCGACAAGCTCCCCCATCATAATATGCTGTTCAGGAGAACGTTCGAGATCGTCTTTGATGATAAATGACTTCTGACCTTCTTCATCATCTTCATTCATCCGGTCATCTATGGAAAGCACATTTGAGAAGTAGTGTTCATGAACAGTTTGGTACACTTCATCAACTGTCATGCCTAGATGATTTGCAATTTCTTCCGGAGTTGCATGGCGCAACAATTTTTGTTCAAGTCTATTGATTTCTTCTTCCAGCTTTTTTGACTTCTCCCTGGATGAACGAGGCAACCAATCCTCTTTACGCAAACCATCAATGATAGAGCCCCTAATTCTAAAAGATGCATATGTATCGAATTTCAAATCTCTGCTTCTGTCAAACTTCGTCAGCGCATCAAATAACCCTTGCAAGCCCAAGCTCATAATATCATCCCTAGAAACGTTTCGCGGCAGTCCCAAGCTTATGCGTTGAACATGGTAGTTGACAAGGGGCGTGTATGTGCGAACTAGCCAGTCGCCTGCCTCAGCATCTCTTTCATTCATCCAAAGATCCCAATACGCCGCTTCTGTCATTTCTTTCTTATACATTGAATCGCTCACCTCCAAGCTACTCCTATCCAGCATCCCTCTACTTCAGAAAAAATGAGTTATGACTATTATAGCAAATGCTAATTAAAAATAGCGACTGAACCGTTCAGCCGCTATTGATAACTATACAATTTCCAAGATTTTTAGTTACGCATTATTCAAGCTGTGCAATGAAATCACGCAGGCGTTATTTATTCGGATATGCTCAAATTTCCTTTGTACCCGAATTGACAGTCCTAATACTCAGCATTTTTGTCATTGGGTCGAATTCGATTGTCCGACCGCTTGAACCTCCGGTGTCTTCAGCAATTATCGGAATTGACAGGCGCGCCAGTTCTTTTTTGACAGCTTCGACATTTCTTGGTCCAATTCTAATTGAATCGCTTGTCCCAAACTGGAACATTTGTGCTCCTCCAGCTATTTTTGCTTTCAGTGAAAGAGGACGGACACCCTCAGCCTTCAAAAGTTCCATCAATCCATAAATACCTGTATCAGCAAATTTCGCTATATTTATATTATCCGATCTTCCTAGACTTGAATCAGGCAACATAACATGAAGCATTCCCGCTATCTTTTTCATTTCATCATATAAAATGACACCAACGCAAGAACCTAATCCAGAAGTCCTTATTGTATTCGGTGCTTTGACAATGTTCATGTCGGCTATTCCTACTCTGACGACTGTATTCAACGTGCTCATTTCACAGCACACCAAGGGATCGGAATATGGTCAAATACGATTCAGGATCAGGAAGCAGAAGAAAATGACCGTTAATAGTCGAGCTTTCTTCATCTCCCTCGTCAATAATACGAGTATCAATTACAATGACTTCATCACTATAATGAGATACTTCGATTAATCCGAAACTGACGATGGCACCAACCATATCGACACTTAACGAAGGTACGGTAGGATGGATATTGAGTCCTGTAAAATCCGATAGCGCGGACAGGTAAGAACCTGAAAGAATATTACCCAATTCCTGCATTGCAGAAACACCCATTTCAGAAATCGGAATCGCATGGAAGTCAAACGTTTCGTCATGGATCAGATTTCTGATGAATTGGTTTGCCGATTCAACGGGGAGAACAAAAAACATACTTCCAGAAAGATCTCCTTGTATGCGTAAAAAAATTCCTGCTACGATCTTTTCCGCACCACCAGCCAATTCGAACATATCATCAAATGAAACTAAATTGACATTTGGTACAAGCATCTCGATTTTTCGTCCAAGCAATTGCGATAATGCCGTCGCTGCGTGAGCAGCTCCGATATTGCCAATTTCCTTTAACACGTCAAGATGCATATCATTTATCTGCTCATTAGAACTCATCAGATGTCACTCGTTTCAACGGTTCAAGCACTCGTTCAAGATTCAGCAATACTAAAAGACGATTCTCCACTTTTGCAACACCCGCTATGAACTCCGATTCAATTGTTCCGACGACTTCCGGCTGGGGTTCGATTGATGACATTGGGATATCGAATACATCATTTGCGTCATCGACGATTAGGCCAACTTCGAAATCTTCCATAGAAACGATGATGATTCTGCTCGAGTCGTCCAATGCTTTCACTTCAAGACCAAAACGTTCGCGAAGATCGACAATCGGTGTAACTAACCCTCTAAGATTAATCACTCCGTACACATAAGATGGAGTCCTCGGTACTTTTGTTATTGAAATCAATTTCTCAATCGATTCAACGACATCTACTTCAATCGCATATTCCTTGTCCATCAATTGGAACACGATTACTTTCATCTCTTCTCGTGCGACCAGCTCGTTATATTGAGCCATAATAGCCCCTCCCATCTATTTAATCAAAGAATTGCAGTCGACTATGAGAGCGACTTGCCCATTTCCAAGAATCGTAGCTCCTGAAATTGCAAATACGCTTTGTAAATAGTTTCCTAAAGATTTCAAAACAATCTCTTGTTGCCCAATGAATGAATCGACGAGAAGTCCTGCTAATTTGTCGCCTTTACGCACGATGACAATAGACTGATATTCATCCATTTCATGTGCATTGTCCATTTCAAAAATACCTTTCAAGTTGACAAGCGGAACGATGCTGCCTCTGAAATCAATCACTTTTTGGTTATGAGCATTCAATATCTCAGATTTCTGGATAATAGCTGTTTCGATGATGGAGGACAATGGAATTGCATAAATGTCCTTCTCCAAATTAACGAGCATGACGGATATGATTGATAGCGTAAGTGGTAATTGGACTTGGAATAGTGACCCTTGACCTTCTTTAGATTCAATTGTAATGTGACCGCCAAGTGATTCAATAGTGTTTTTCACAACATCCAAACCGACACCGCGACCTGAAACATCAGTAATGCTTTCAGCTGTCGAAAAGCCAGATGCGAGGATTAGTTCAGCAACCTGCTTGTCTGTCAAAGAGGCTGCGGTCTCTTCTGTAACGATTCCTCTTTCTAGCGCCTTTTTCAAAACACGGCTCTTGTTTACGCCTGCACCATCATCTTCCAGTTCTATGAACACATGGTTGCCGGAATGATAGGCACGTAGAGTCACAGTACCCTCTTCAGGCTTCCCTTTAGCTACACGCTCTGCTGGCGTCTCAACACCGTGATCTAGCGCATTACGTATTAAGTGGACCAATGGATCACCGATTTCATCAATGACCGTTCGGTCCAGTTCCGTCTCTGCTCCGATGATTTCAAGATTTATCTTCTTGTCCAGATCTCGTGCAAGTTGACGGACCATTTTAGGGAATCGGTTAAATACTGTCTCTACAGGGATCATTCGCATATTCAAAATAATGTTTTGAAGATCACCGGAAACTCGGGTCATTCGTTCCACTGTTTCATTTAGATCAGGATTATGTAGTTCACTGGCAATTGATTGCAAGCGACCTCGGTCGATAACTAGTTCCTCAAATAGATTCATCAAGATATCCAAGCGATCAATATTGACCCGGATTGTCTTATTCGTATTTTGAGTACTAGTTGACTTTTTCGCTTTTTCTTGCGATGCATCTTTTTTCCCGATTTCCGCGACTTGTTTAGTTTCCCTGGCAGATTGTAAATTCGTTTCTTTAGCTCGTTTTCCTTCAATCAATGTTTCAGCGGTCAAGTTCTTCACCGTAACTGATTCAACTTCAGAAACTTTCATGACTTTAGCTTGAATCACAGCAGCTTCTTCTTTCGTAACAAGAACAATCTTGAATGATTCATCAAACTCTTCGTTTTCCAGGTATTCAACATTCGGCTTCGACTTAATAATTTCGCCTGCTTTTTCAAGAATCTCGAAGACCATGAATACGCGGGCAGCTTTTAACAAGCAGTCACTTCTTAACGATACAGCA is a genomic window of Sporosarcina oncorhynchi containing:
- a CDS encoding chemotaxis protein CheA: MDTNQYLEMFLEESKEHLQACNEHLLELEKNPEDLAIVNEVFRSAHTLKGMSATMGYEDIADLTHKMENVLDAIRNSKINVTTEILDVVFKAVDYLEEMVVDIEAGGSGKKNVQELVNALNLIEAGQMGVDLQSQETAATVIEDAPTNDQVEIEMIYDEYELTVISQSQEQGFNALEVAVSLRSDCLLKAARVFMVFEILEKAGEIIKSKPNVEYLENEEFDESFKIVLVTKEEAAVIQAKVMKVSEVESVTVKNLTAETLIEGKRAKETNLQSARETKQVAEIGKKDASQEKAKKSTSTQNTNKTIRVNIDRLDILMNLFEELVIDRGRLQSIASELHNPDLNETVERMTRVSGDLQNIILNMRMIPVETVFNRFPKMVRQLARDLDKKINLEIIGAETELDRTVIDEIGDPLVHLIRNALDHGVETPAERVAKGKPEEGTVTLRAYHSGNHVFIELEDDGAGVNKSRVLKKALERGIVTEETAASLTDKQVAELILASGFSTAESITDVSGRGVGLDVVKNTIESLGGHITIESKEGQGSLFQVQLPLTLSIISVMLVNLEKDIYAIPLSSIIETAIIQKSEILNAHNQKVIDFRGSIVPLVNLKGIFEMDNAHEMDEYQSIVIVRKGDKLAGLLVDSFIGQQEIVLKSLGNYLQSVFAISGATILGNGQVALIVDCNSLIK